A stretch of Corynebacterium timonense DNA encodes these proteins:
- a CDS encoding sugar phosphate nucleotidyltransferase codes for MVDPTNTDAVVLVGGRGTRLRPLTLSTPKPMLPTAGFPFLSHLLARIAKAGITHVVMGTSYRAEVFEEYFGDGSEFGLEIEYVVEEEALGTGGAIRNVYDHLRHDTVMVFNGDVLSGADLRDILATHDESGADVTLHLVRVPDPSSFGSVPTDAEGNVLAFLEKTEDPPTDQINAGCYVFSRSTIESIPAGRVVSVERETFPGLLEAGAKVVGHVDASYWRDMGRPNDFVEGSADLVRGIAYSPLLEGKTGESLVDASAGVAGGVILIGGTTVGRGADVGAGVRVDDSVIFDGVTIEPGAVVRSSIIAAGARIGANARIIDCVIGEGARIGARCELQGGMRVWPGVEIPDSGVRFSPDA; via the coding sequence ATGGTGGATCCGACAAACACCGACGCGGTCGTGCTCGTGGGCGGTCGCGGCACGAGGCTGCGGCCGTTGACCCTCTCGACGCCGAAGCCAATGCTGCCCACGGCGGGCTTTCCCTTCCTCAGCCACCTGCTCGCGCGGATTGCGAAGGCGGGGATCACCCACGTGGTGATGGGCACGTCCTACCGCGCGGAGGTCTTTGAGGAATACTTCGGCGACGGCTCCGAGTTCGGGCTGGAAATCGAGTACGTCGTGGAGGAGGAGGCCCTGGGTACCGGCGGGGCGATCCGCAACGTCTATGACCACCTGCGCCACGACACCGTGATGGTCTTCAACGGCGATGTTCTCTCCGGCGCGGACCTGCGCGACATCCTGGCCACGCACGACGAGTCCGGCGCCGACGTGACGCTGCACCTTGTGCGCGTGCCGGACCCGAGCTCCTTCGGGTCGGTGCCGACAGACGCGGAGGGCAACGTGTTGGCCTTCCTCGAGAAGACGGAGGATCCGCCCACCGACCAGATCAACGCCGGGTGCTACGTGTTTTCCCGCTCAACGATCGAGTCGATCCCGGCCGGACGCGTCGTGTCCGTCGAGCGCGAAACCTTCCCCGGGCTGCTCGAGGCGGGGGCCAAGGTTGTCGGCCACGTGGACGCCTCGTACTGGCGCGACATGGGGCGCCCGAACGACTTCGTCGAAGGGTCCGCGGACTTGGTCCGCGGCATCGCCTACTCGCCCCTTCTCGAGGGGAAGACGGGCGAGTCGCTTGTCGACGCCTCCGCTGGCGTCGCTGGGGGAGTCATCCTCATCGGCGGCACGACCGTGGGCCGTGGCGCCGATGTCGGGGCGGGCGTGCGCGTGGACGACTCGGTCATTTTTGACGGGGTGACCATCGAGCCGGGCGCCGTGGTGCGCAGCTCCATCATCGCCGCCGGGGCGCGCATCGGGGCGAACGCCCGCATCATCGACTGCGTCATCGGCGAGGGCGCGCGCATCGGAGCCCGCTGCGAGCTGCAGGGTGGGATGCGCGTGTGGCCCGGGGTGGAGATCCCGGATTCCGGAGTGCGTTTTTCGCCCGACGCGTAG
- a CDS encoding DUF3499 domain-containing protein: MNNFRRCCRPGCGRPAVATLIYAYAESTAVVGPLAPVQDPHAWDLCERHSAHITAPVGWELVRVEQVEIDDEELEAMSEEDLTALAAAVSEAGRVTTGLVETGEDPIEYEPTRDFNDPATSNHPVHRTKRIEEHVAAAKAVRRAHLRVVPDPEN, from the coding sequence GTGAATAACTTCCGTCGTTGTTGCCGTCCCGGCTGTGGCAGGCCTGCTGTGGCCACGCTCATCTACGCCTACGCGGAATCAACGGCCGTCGTTGGCCCCCTTGCTCCCGTCCAAGACCCCCACGCCTGGGACCTGTGCGAAAGGCACTCCGCGCACATCACCGCCCCCGTCGGCTGGGAGCTCGTCCGCGTCGAGCAGGTCGAGATTGACGACGAGGAGCTCGAGGCCATGAGCGAAGAAGACCTCACCGCCCTCGCCGCCGCCGTGAGCGAAGCCGGCCGGGTGACCACGGGGCTTGTGGAGACGGGGGAGGACCCCATCGAGTACGAACCCACACGGGACTTCAACGACCCGGCGACCTCCAATCACCCCGTGCACCGCACCAAGCGGATTGAGGAGCACGTCGCCGCCGCGAAGGCGGTGCGCAGGGCACACCTGAGGGTCGTGCCCGACCCCGAGAACTAA
- a CDS encoding LCP family protein has product MNDSYRRARDIRPAPSRTRDVRQSGHPALKGVLALGSAVVLVVSGVGHFSVGQLGNSLSASELTLDKGDDTSALDGAVDILLVGSDSRTDAQGNPLSEEELRRLNAGVNEGEVNTDTIMVVRVPEDGSRATAASIPRDTYIHDEQFGNMKINGVYGAYAAAKREELETRGMEPGPSLEQQVARAGQEGLIEAVAGLTGVEVDHYAQVGLYGFALLTDAVGGVDVCLNEPVDDPLSGARFPAGEQTLDGAEALSFVRQRHGLPRGDLDRIVRQQAYMASLVQKILSAGTLTNPSTLRDLAEAAGRSVTLDQGWDVVSFAQQMSGLAGGNVEFTTIPVTSVNGVGDYGESIVTVNVQQVHNFMDSLASPADSADPADPEAPDDSEPGELPAAPALPGAEVYLLNAGETAGLASAVGAHLQEQGAFVASVSNAQPGIYTFSQVVALDPADPAAIELAQLLGGLPITANEGLEPGSLIAVVTDDYYGPRSEEGDFTTNEEETVGTPGEDFGAPETGPVIDAGGDGPRCVN; this is encoded by the coding sequence GTGAACGACAGCTATAGGCGTGCCCGTGACATCCGTCCAGCGCCCTCGCGCACGAGGGACGTGAGGCAGTCTGGGCACCCCGCGCTCAAAGGTGTCCTTGCGCTGGGCTCCGCTGTCGTCCTCGTTGTCTCCGGGGTGGGCCACTTTTCCGTGGGCCAGCTCGGCAACTCGCTGTCGGCGAGCGAGCTGACGCTTGATAAGGGCGACGACACGTCCGCGCTTGACGGCGCCGTGGACATCCTGCTGGTCGGCTCCGATTCCCGCACCGACGCCCAGGGCAACCCGCTCAGCGAGGAGGAGCTGCGGCGCCTCAACGCCGGTGTCAACGAGGGGGAGGTCAACACCGACACCATCATGGTCGTGCGCGTCCCGGAGGACGGGTCCCGCGCCACGGCGGCGTCGATCCCGCGCGATACCTATATTCACGACGAGCAGTTCGGCAACATGAAAATCAACGGCGTCTACGGCGCCTACGCCGCCGCGAAGCGCGAGGAGCTCGAAACGCGCGGCATGGAGCCGGGGCCCTCGCTCGAGCAGCAGGTCGCCCGCGCCGGACAGGAGGGCCTGATCGAGGCCGTCGCGGGCCTGACCGGCGTGGAGGTCGACCACTACGCCCAGGTCGGCCTCTACGGCTTCGCCCTGCTGACCGACGCCGTCGGCGGCGTCGACGTGTGCCTGAACGAGCCTGTCGACGACCCGCTCTCCGGCGCCCGCTTCCCCGCGGGCGAGCAAACCCTTGACGGGGCCGAGGCGCTGTCCTTCGTGCGCCAGCGCCACGGCCTGCCGCGCGGCGACCTCGACCGCATCGTCCGCCAGCAGGCGTACATGGCCTCTCTCGTGCAGAAGATCCTCTCCGCCGGCACCCTGACCAACCCGTCCACGCTGCGCGACCTCGCCGAGGCCGCCGGCCGCTCCGTCACCCTCGACCAGGGCTGGGACGTGGTCAGCTTCGCGCAGCAGATGTCCGGCCTGGCCGGCGGCAACGTGGAGTTCACGACGATCCCGGTGACCTCTGTCAATGGCGTCGGCGATTACGGCGAGTCCATCGTCACCGTCAACGTCCAGCAGGTCCACAACTTCATGGACAGCCTTGCCTCCCCTGCCGACAGCGCCGATCCCGCCGACCCCGAAGCCCCCGATGACTCGGAGCCGGGCGAGCTGCCTGCCGCCCCCGCCCTTCCCGGCGCGGAGGTCTACCTTCTCAACGCCGGGGAGACCGCCGGGCTGGCCTCCGCCGTCGGCGCCCACCTGCAGGAGCAGGGCGCCTTCGTGGCGAGCGTGTCCAACGCCCAGCCGGGGATCTACACCTTCTCCCAGGTCGTGGCCCTCGACCCGGCGGACCCTGCCGCCATCGAGCTGGCCCAGCTGCTCGGCGGCCTGCCGATCACGGCGAACGAGGGCCTCGAGCCGGGCAGCCTGATCGCCGTGGTCACGGACGACTACTACGGCCCGCGCTCGGAGGAGGGGGACTTTACGACGAACGAGGAGGAGACGGTGGGCACCCCGGGCGAGGACTTCGGCGCCCCCGAGACGGGCCCCGTGATCGACGCGGGCGGCGACGGCCCACGGTGCGTGAACTAG
- a CDS encoding glycosyltransferase family 2 protein, with protein sequence MGKLLRIVEKDEFNDSAVAPLAVVTVTYSPGEHLGRLVDSLGAATAGPTLVVCADNGSTDGVAERLASEREGVEFLPTGGNIGYGAAINAAARRLRSLREAGTIDERYVVVTNPDVRFRPGSIDALLACAEALPSAGAVGPRIEEEDGSAYPSAREVPDLVTGAGHALLSRVWPSNPFTAAYKAGADMDTQRTAGWLSGACLLVRWEAFDEVGGFDERYFMYMEDIDFGDRLARAGWDNVFCPSAVIAHDQGHVAGRHSRVTVPAHHASAYRFQADRHPRWWQAPVRAALWCGLTLRGAIEARRG encoded by the coding sequence ATGGGTAAGCTGTTGCGCATTGTGGAAAAGGACGAATTCAATGATTCTGCTGTCGCCCCGCTGGCGGTGGTCACCGTCACGTACTCGCCTGGCGAACATTTGGGCCGACTCGTCGACTCGTTGGGCGCCGCCACCGCCGGCCCCACGCTTGTGGTGTGCGCCGACAACGGCTCAACCGACGGCGTGGCGGAGCGGCTCGCGAGCGAGCGCGAGGGCGTCGAGTTCCTTCCCACCGGCGGCAACATCGGCTACGGCGCCGCCATCAACGCGGCGGCGCGCAGGCTGCGCTCGCTCCGGGAGGCCGGGACGATCGACGAGCGCTACGTCGTGGTGACCAACCCGGACGTGCGCTTTAGACCCGGCAGCATCGACGCCCTGCTCGCCTGCGCCGAGGCGCTGCCGAGCGCGGGGGCTGTCGGGCCGCGCATCGAGGAGGAGGATGGCTCCGCCTACCCCAGCGCCCGCGAGGTCCCCGACCTGGTGACGGGCGCTGGCCACGCGCTGTTGTCGCGGGTGTGGCCCTCCAACCCCTTCACGGCGGCCTACAAGGCGGGCGCGGACATGGACACCCAGCGCACCGCGGGGTGGCTGTCGGGCGCGTGCCTCCTCGTGCGCTGGGAAGCCTTCGACGAGGTTGGGGGATTCGACGAGCGCTACTTCATGTACATGGAGGACATCGACTTTGGCGACCGCCTCGCCCGCGCGGGGTGGGACAACGTGTTCTGCCCGAGCGCGGTGATCGCCCACGACCAGGGCCACGTCGCGGGGCGGCATTCGCGCGTCACGGTTCCAGCGCACCACGCCTCGGCGTACCGTTTCCAGGCGGACCGCCATCCGCGGTGGTGGCAAGCCCCCGTGCGCGCGGCGTTGTGGTGCGGGCTCACGCTGCGCGGCGCGATCGAAGCGCGGCGCGGCTAG
- a CDS encoding phosphomannomutase/phosphoglucomutase — MAHQRDREHIDKVIKAYDVRGIVGEQIDEAFVADIGAAFATILRGEGETLIAVGHDMRPSSPALSAAFARGASAHGLDVLELGLTSTDELYFAAGTLRCAGAMFTASHNPARYNGIKLCRAGATPVSTETGLAEIARMLVEGVPAYEGEPGGVDTRDVLDDYAQFLRGVVDVPRRRPLVVAVDAANGMAGLTVPAALGDLDVRPLYFELDGTFPNHEANPLDPANLADLQSFVVEQGADIGLAFDGDADRCFVVDERGRPVSPSAITALVASRTLAEHPGATIIHNLITSRAVPEIVAERGGIAVRTRVGHSYIKAEMARTSALFGGEHSAHYYFAEFFNADSGLLAALHVLAALAEQDGPLSELMGQYERYVASGEINSEVADQSAATQRVLDAFASRTEHVDRLDGVTVSLKGTKAWFNVRASNTEPLLRLNVEAPTRAETDALAEEVLSIIRA, encoded by the coding sequence ATGGCACATCAGCGCGACCGCGAACACATAGACAAGGTCATCAAGGCATACGACGTGCGCGGCATCGTCGGAGAGCAAATCGACGAGGCTTTCGTCGCCGATATCGGCGCCGCCTTCGCTACCATCCTGCGCGGCGAGGGGGAAACCCTCATCGCCGTCGGCCACGACATGCGCCCGTCCTCTCCGGCGCTTTCGGCGGCCTTCGCCCGAGGCGCCAGCGCACACGGCCTCGACGTCCTCGAGCTCGGGCTGACCTCCACCGACGAGCTCTACTTCGCCGCCGGAACGCTGCGCTGCGCCGGTGCTATGTTCACCGCCTCCCACAACCCGGCCCGCTACAACGGCATCAAGCTGTGCCGCGCCGGGGCCACGCCCGTGAGCACCGAGACCGGGCTCGCGGAGATCGCGCGCATGCTCGTCGAAGGCGTGCCCGCGTACGAGGGCGAGCCCGGGGGCGTCGACACGCGCGATGTGCTTGATGACTACGCGCAGTTTCTGCGCGGCGTCGTCGACGTGCCGCGCCGCCGCCCGCTCGTCGTCGCCGTCGACGCGGCCAACGGCATGGCCGGGCTGACGGTGCCCGCCGCGCTGGGCGACCTCGACGTGCGCCCGCTCTACTTCGAGCTCGACGGGACCTTCCCCAACCACGAGGCCAACCCGCTTGACCCGGCAAACCTCGCGGATCTGCAGAGCTTCGTGGTCGAACAGGGGGCCGACATCGGGCTCGCCTTCGACGGCGACGCCGACCGCTGCTTCGTCGTCGACGAGCGCGGCCGGCCGGTCTCGCCCTCCGCCATCACCGCCCTCGTGGCCTCCCGCACCCTCGCCGAGCACCCAGGGGCGACGATCATCCACAACCTCATCACCTCCCGGGCCGTGCCCGAGATCGTCGCGGAACGCGGCGGGATTGCCGTCCGCACCCGCGTCGGCCACTCTTACATCAAGGCCGAGATGGCGCGCACGAGTGCGCTGTTCGGCGGGGAACACTCAGCGCACTACTACTTCGCGGAGTTCTTCAACGCGGACTCCGGTCTGCTCGCCGCGTTGCACGTCCTTGCGGCGCTCGCGGAGCAGGACGGCCCGTTGTCTGAGCTGATGGGGCAGTACGAGCGCTACGTCGCCTCCGGCGAGATCAACTCCGAGGTCGCCGACCAATCCGCGGCCACCCAGCGCGTCCTCGACGCCTTCGCCTCCCGCACCGAGCACGTCGACCGGCTCGACGGGGTAACCGTCTCGCTGAAGGGCACGAAGGCCTGGTTCAACGTGCGCGCCTCCAACACGGAGCCGCTCCTGCGCCTCAACGTCGAGGCGCCGACACGCGCGGAGACCGACGCCCTCGCTGAGGAAGTGCTCAGCATTATCCGCGCGTAG
- a CDS encoding carbohydrate ABC transporter permease, producing MTTAIKTPRTQDTAKAAGLIAPALLVLAAVIGYPIVRAIWLSFQANRRLDPATGVFTEGGFAGLDNYLYWITNRCMSPSGVVGACPPGVLATDFWPAVRITLFFTVVTVALETILGLVMALVMNSESRGRAFIRAAVLIPWAIPTAVTAKLWQFMFAPAGIVNSLLGTDIAWTTDPWAARGAVIIADVWKTAPFMALLILAGLQMIPKDVYEAARVDGATRWQQFTRITLPLVRPALMVAVLFRTLDALRMYDLPVIMISGSSNSPTATISQLVVEDMRQGNFNSASALSTLIFLLIFAVAFIMIRFLGADVGGARKPAKRLLWRRHAKGANR from the coding sequence GTGACCACTGCCATCAAAACACCGCGGACGCAGGACACCGCGAAGGCGGCCGGGCTGATCGCCCCGGCGCTGCTCGTCCTCGCCGCCGTCATCGGCTACCCCATCGTCCGGGCGATCTGGCTCTCCTTTCAGGCCAACCGCCGCCTCGACCCGGCCACGGGCGTGTTCACCGAGGGCGGCTTCGCCGGCCTGGACAACTACCTCTACTGGATCACCAACCGCTGCATGTCCCCCTCCGGCGTGGTGGGCGCCTGCCCTCCCGGGGTGCTGGCCACCGACTTCTGGCCGGCGGTGCGCATCACGTTGTTCTTCACCGTGGTCACCGTGGCCCTCGAGACGATCCTCGGCCTCGTCATGGCGCTGGTGATGAACAGCGAGTCCCGCGGCCGCGCCTTCATCCGTGCCGCAGTGCTCATCCCGTGGGCCATCCCGACCGCGGTCACGGCGAAACTGTGGCAGTTCATGTTCGCCCCGGCCGGCATCGTGAACTCCCTGCTGGGCACGGACATCGCCTGGACCACCGACCCCTGGGCGGCGCGCGGCGCCGTCATCATCGCGGACGTGTGGAAGACGGCGCCGTTCATGGCGCTGCTCATCCTCGCCGGGCTCCAGATGATCCCCAAGGACGTCTACGAGGCAGCGCGTGTCGACGGGGCGACCAGGTGGCAGCAGTTCACCCGCATCACCCTGCCGCTGGTGCGCCCGGCGCTCATGGTGGCGGTGCTCTTCCGCACCCTCGACGCCCTGCGCATGTACGACCTGCCCGTCATCATGATCTCCGGCTCGTCCAACTCCCCCACTGCCACGATCTCCCAGCTCGTGGTCGAGGACATGCGCCAGGGCAACTTCAACTCGGCCTCCGCACTGTCCACGCTGATCTTCCTGCTCATTTTCGCCGTGGCCTTCATCATGATCCGATTCCTCGGCGCCGACGTGGGGGGCGCGAGGAAGCCTGCGAAGCGGTTGCTGTGGCGTCGTCACGCGAAAGGAGCGAACCGATGA
- a CDS encoding metallopeptidase family protein, producing MTEDSQHQPLHLRPARDRHARGARGPLLPVGVPRYRTRSTAFDQLVLEAYAPLHNAYFEQLAGVDLAVDTIPRMRLRADSTVLPDEIVADGPVPLGRVLQAGVDRHGNPTRARFVVFRMPVERRAKTTTERSELLTWVLTALVADYLNLDPRDIDPEFPW from the coding sequence ATGACCGAGGACAGCCAGCACCAGCCGCTTCACCTCCGACCGGCCCGCGACCGCCACGCGCGGGGCGCGCGGGGTCCACTGTTGCCGGTGGGCGTGCCCCGCTACCGGACCCGGTCCACGGCGTTCGACCAGCTCGTCCTCGAGGCCTACGCCCCGTTGCACAACGCCTACTTCGAGCAGCTTGCCGGTGTCGACCTCGCGGTAGACACGATCCCGCGGATGCGGCTGCGCGCCGACAGCACGGTCCTGCCCGACGAAATCGTGGCGGACGGGCCGGTCCCTCTCGGGCGAGTCCTGCAGGCCGGGGTGGACCGGCACGGAAACCCCACCCGGGCCCGCTTCGTTGTCTTCCGCATGCCGGTGGAGCGGCGAGCAAAGACGACAACAGAGCGTTCGGAGCTGCTCACATGGGTACTGACCGCCCTGGTGGCGGACTACCTCAACCTCGACCCCCGAGACATCGACCCCGAATTCCCCTGGTAG
- the manA gene encoding mannose-6-phosphate isomerase, class I, whose amino-acid sequence MQKLEGKLRAYPWGSHTLLAELRGLETPAATPEAELWFGAHPSAPSTIGGVGLDEIIAADPDAALGPRVREIFGDRLPFLLKLLAADEPLSIQAHPSAEQASEGFRRENAAGVPSDSPRRNYRDDHHKPELLVALTEFHALVGFRPYEKTRQLFDALACPALDHYAAMIDPTREEASLRALFTTWISIPSAQRETLVAEVSDCARPLAADQTWIGRTARNFLSIVEQYPKDAGVLAVLLLNHVAMVPGQALFIAAGQLHAYLRGMGVEIMANSDNVLRGGLTPKHVDVPELVRILDFGPLEEPFASSVDDGDARRFEAPCADFVLRRHTLAAGREHSFASDGPAILLCTSGSCACGAAIELSPGEAAWIPASEPAVAVAAGSEGCEVFYATA is encoded by the coding sequence ATGCAGAAGCTTGAGGGGAAACTGCGCGCGTACCCGTGGGGCTCGCACACTCTCCTAGCGGAGCTGCGCGGGCTCGAAACGCCCGCGGCCACCCCCGAGGCCGAGTTGTGGTTCGGCGCGCACCCCAGCGCGCCGTCGACGATCGGCGGAGTCGGGCTCGACGAGATCATCGCCGCCGACCCAGACGCCGCGCTCGGCCCGCGCGTTCGGGAAATCTTCGGTGACAGGCTTCCCTTCCTGCTCAAGCTCCTCGCCGCCGACGAGCCGCTGAGCATCCAGGCGCACCCGTCCGCCGAGCAGGCCAGCGAGGGATTCCGGCGCGAAAACGCCGCCGGCGTCCCCTCCGACAGCCCCCGCCGCAACTACCGCGACGATCACCACAAGCCGGAGCTGTTGGTTGCTCTCACGGAATTCCACGCGCTCGTCGGTTTCCGGCCCTACGAGAAGACGCGCCAGCTTTTCGACGCCCTCGCTTGCCCGGCCCTTGACCACTACGCCGCGATGATCGACCCAACGCGCGAGGAGGCGAGCCTGCGGGCTCTGTTTACCACGTGGATCTCCATCCCCTCCGCGCAGCGCGAGACGCTCGTCGCCGAGGTGAGCGACTGCGCCCGTCCGCTGGCCGCTGATCAGACGTGGATTGGGCGCACGGCCAGAAACTTCCTCTCCATCGTCGAGCAGTACCCCAAGGACGCGGGCGTCCTCGCCGTGCTCCTGCTCAACCACGTCGCTATGGTCCCTGGACAAGCCCTCTTCATTGCAGCCGGCCAGCTGCACGCCTACCTGCGAGGTATGGGGGTGGAGATAATGGCGAACTCCGACAACGTGCTTCGCGGCGGCCTCACCCCCAAGCACGTCGACGTGCCCGAGCTCGTGCGCATCCTCGACTTTGGGCCCCTGGAGGAGCCCTTCGCCAGCAGCGTTGACGACGGCGACGCTCGGCGGTTCGAGGCCCCGTGCGCAGACTTCGTGCTTCGGCGCCACACACTGGCGGCCGGGCGGGAGCATTCCTTCGCCTCGGATGGCCCGGCCATCCTGTTGTGCACCTCGGGGTCCTGCGCGTGCGGCGCCGCGATTGAGCTGAGCCCGGGCGAAGCTGCCTGGATCCCCGCCAGCGAACCCGCGGTCGCAGTGGCGGC
- a CDS encoding TIGR03089 family protein, with protein MSILSPLLRTNPSGPRLTVYDEVAGTRMEFSALTLENWANKVANMLDAEFELSDDARVLIDVPSSWQAAAIALGTYNSSRTPSFSPVEAGDEPDLVFTTLERAAMWTDLPDVVVVSADPFGRGIVESGEELPLGTVDFGPTVRFYGDDYLGASPRLDAWARRGTGAERYRIDPWESRAEFDSLVMAPLAADGSVVLVTGLAPVERLSSIDVTENVTAHLSAR; from the coding sequence ATGAGCATCCTTTCTCCCCTGCTGCGCACGAACCCGTCGGGTCCGCGCCTGACGGTCTACGACGAGGTCGCGGGAACCCGCATGGAGTTTTCCGCCCTCACGCTGGAGAACTGGGCGAACAAGGTGGCCAACATGCTCGATGCCGAGTTTGAACTTTCGGACGACGCACGCGTGCTTATCGACGTCCCCTCCTCGTGGCAGGCCGCCGCCATTGCCCTCGGCACCTACAACTCCTCGCGCACCCCCTCCTTCTCCCCAGTGGAGGCGGGCGACGAGCCCGACCTGGTGTTTACCACCCTGGAGCGCGCCGCCATGTGGACGGATCTGCCCGACGTCGTCGTGGTCTCCGCCGACCCCTTCGGGCGCGGCATCGTCGAATCCGGCGAGGAGCTTCCGCTGGGCACGGTCGATTTCGGCCCGACGGTGCGCTTCTACGGCGACGACTACCTCGGGGCTAGCCCGCGGCTGGACGCGTGGGCGCGCAGGGGGACCGGCGCCGAGCGCTACCGGATCGACCCGTGGGAGAGCCGAGCCGAGTTCGACAGCCTCGTCATGGCCCCGCTCGCCGCGGACGGCTCGGTCGTGCTGGTGACGGGGCTTGCTCCGGTTGAGCGCCTCAGCTCGATCGACGTGACCGAGAACGTCACGGCGCACCTCTCGGCGCGCTAA
- a CDS encoding WhiB family transcriptional regulator: MTLDELFGTVEQEWQEQALCAQTDPEAFFPEKGGSTREAKRICKACPVRDECLEYALEHDERFGIWGGLSDRERRRLKKQIG; encoded by the coding sequence ATGACCCTCGATGAGCTGTTTGGCACCGTCGAGCAGGAGTGGCAGGAGCAGGCGCTGTGCGCCCAGACCGACCCAGAGGCCTTCTTCCCTGAGAAGGGCGGCTCGACCCGGGAGGCGAAGCGCATCTGCAAGGCCTGCCCGGTGCGCGACGAGTGTCTTGAGTACGCGCTCGAGCACGACGAGCGCTTTGGCATCTGGGGTGGCCTGTCGGACCGCGAGCGCCGCCGCCTGAAAAAGCAGATCGGCTAA
- a CDS encoding ABC transporter substrate-binding protein — MFTATRRSGALLCAAVLASATLVSCSSEDEQDAGQGSEQGSEQEEAPASEGEGRGPITFAMGRNDTDKLIPIIEKWNEEHPDEQVTLAELAGEADDQRDTLVQSLQAGNDDYDVMALDVVWTADFAANQWLEPLEGDYAVDTSSLLQATVDSATYNGTLYALPQNTNGQLLFRNTDLVPSAPDTFDDIVSACEAVEGDCLTTQLKQYEGLTVNTLGFINGWGGEVLDDNGAPAVESADAKEGLQALVDAYANGTIAESSTAATEEETNIAFTEGTTAFAINWPYMYSNAVEAGLNFEVQPLVGKDGVGVSTLGGYNNGINVNSTKKQTARDFIEFIISEENQHSFAEQSFPPVLASIYDDDALIEEHPYLPALKESLENAKPRPVSPFYPAISKAIQDNAYAALTSGKSVDDATRDMASAISQAS, encoded by the coding sequence ATGTTCACAGCAACACGCAGGTCAGGCGCGCTCCTGTGCGCGGCGGTGCTGGCCTCCGCGACCCTGGTGTCCTGCTCCTCTGAGGACGAGCAGGACGCTGGGCAGGGCTCTGAGCAGGGCTCTGAGCAGGAGGAGGCGCCCGCCTCCGAGGGCGAGGGCCGCGGCCCGATCACCTTCGCCATGGGGCGCAACGACACCGACAAGCTCATCCCCATCATCGAGAAGTGGAACGAGGAGCACCCCGACGAGCAGGTCACGCTCGCCGAGCTCGCCGGCGAGGCCGACGACCAGCGCGACACCCTGGTGCAGTCCCTCCAGGCGGGCAACGACGACTACGACGTCATGGCACTCGACGTCGTGTGGACGGCCGACTTCGCCGCGAACCAGTGGCTGGAACCGCTCGAGGGTGACTACGCGGTGGACACCTCCAGCCTGCTACAGGCCACCGTGGACTCCGCCACCTACAACGGCACGCTCTACGCCCTGCCGCAGAACACCAACGGCCAGCTGCTGTTCCGCAACACCGACCTCGTGCCGTCGGCCCCCGACACCTTCGACGACATCGTCTCCGCGTGCGAGGCGGTCGAGGGCGACTGCCTGACCACGCAGCTTAAGCAGTACGAGGGTCTGACGGTGAACACCCTCGGCTTCATCAACGGCTGGGGCGGCGAGGTGCTCGACGATAACGGCGCCCCGGCCGTCGAGTCGGCCGACGCGAAGGAGGGCCTGCAGGCGCTTGTCGACGCCTACGCGAACGGCACCATTGCCGAATCCTCCACGGCGGCGACCGAGGAAGAAACCAACATCGCCTTCACCGAGGGCACCACCGCCTTCGCCATTAACTGGCCCTACATGTACTCCAACGCGGTCGAGGCCGGCCTGAACTTCGAGGTCCAGCCGCTGGTGGGCAAGGACGGCGTGGGGGTGTCCACCCTCGGCGGCTACAACAACGGCATCAACGTCAATTCCACCAAGAAGCAGACCGCGCGGGACTTCATCGAGTTCATCATCTCCGAGGAGAACCAGCACAGCTTTGCCGAGCAGTCTTTCCCGCCGGTGCTGGCGTCGATCTACGACGACGACGCGCTCATCGAGGAGCACCCCTACCTTCCGGCGCTGAAGGAGTCCCTCGAGAACGCGAAGCCGCGCCCCGTGTCGCCGTTCTACCCGGCGATTTCCAAGGCCATCCAGGACAACGCCTACGCGGCGCTGACCTCGGGTAAGAGCGTCGACGACGCCACCCGCGACATGGCTTCCGCCATCTCCCAGGCCTCCTAG